The following proteins are co-located in the Geovibrio ferrireducens genome:
- the tsaD gene encoding tRNA (adenosine(37)-N6)-threonylcarbamoyltransferase complex transferase subunit TsaD, with protein MLFLGIETSCDETSMAVYDTARGVLSTHTASQADIHNLFGGVVPEVASRNHILKLEPLYEKCMADASVKPSDLDVIGVTNAPGLIGALFVGVGFAKGLGYGLRIPVMPVNHLSAHILAAELEHRELKPPYLALIISGGHTHIYDVDAALNFRLVAKTVDDAAGESFDKVAKMLNLGYPGGPAIEKLAKSGRGDAVPLPVAMKKDDNFSFSGLKTAVLNSLNKGIYTDEDLAASFQKTAADTLVLKTMRIARRLKRENVVVSGGVACNGYIREAFRNSCKKGENVYFPSFRLCTDNGDMIAYAASRFYNRRRFFSLEGTAYDTQPEIG; from the coding sequence TTGCTTTTTTTAGGTATAGAAACTTCATGCGATGAAACCTCAATGGCGGTGTATGACACCGCCCGCGGGGTTCTCTCCACCCATACAGCCTCTCAGGCGGACATCCATAACCTCTTCGGCGGAGTGGTTCCTGAAGTCGCCTCCAGAAACCACATCCTCAAGCTGGAACCGCTTTACGAAAAATGTATGGCTGATGCTTCTGTCAAGCCCTCTGATCTTGATGTAATTGGCGTTACCAACGCTCCGGGGCTTATCGGGGCGCTTTTTGTGGGTGTGGGCTTTGCCAAGGGGCTGGGCTACGGACTCAGGATTCCCGTTATGCCCGTGAACCACCTCTCGGCGCATATTCTCGCCGCAGAGCTTGAGCACAGGGAGCTTAAACCCCCTTACCTCGCTTTGATCATCAGCGGCGGGCACACGCATATTTATGATGTGGATGCGGCGCTGAACTTCCGCCTTGTGGCAAAAACAGTGGATGACGCAGCGGGTGAAAGCTTTGATAAAGTGGCAAAAATGCTTAACCTCGGCTATCCGGGCGGACCTGCAATAGAAAAACTGGCAAAATCCGGCAGAGGGGACGCTGTGCCCCTTCCCGTTGCAATGAAAAAAGATGACAATTTCAGCTTCTCAGGTCTCAAAACCGCCGTGCTGAACAGCCTTAACAAAGGCATATACACTGACGAAGACCTCGCCGCCTCATTCCAGAAAACAGCGGCGGACACACTTGTACTGAAAACCATGCGCATAGCCCGCAGGCTGAAAAGAGAAAATGTCGTTGTTTCCGGCGGCGTTGCCTGCAACGGCTACATAAGGGAAGCCTTCAGAAACTCCTGCAAAAAGGGGGAGAATGTGTACTTCCCCTCGTTCCGCCTCTGCACTGACAACGGCGATATGATAGCCTACGCCGCCAGCAGATTTTACAACAGGCGCAGATTTTTCTCTCTGGAAGGAACAGCTTATGACACTCAGCCCGAAATCGGATAA
- a CDS encoding tRNA dihydrouridine synthase — protein sequence MTLSPKSDNIITKTLSKNIFVAAPMAGVSTPPFRLAVRDFFDGIIFSEMVSVEGLIRGGKKTLEYIHLTERDNPYAIQLFGSRPESVSDALKVCDEYSEAEFYDINMGCPVKKVLKSGSGAALLKDTAKIREIVRAARKATEKPLTIKIRLGWDRSSINYPEVLEIAAGEGINAVSLHGRTKTEMFSGDVDYAMIADAVRRSPIPVIGNGNVFCTESCRRMLETGAAGVMIGRGMMKAPWIFKALAEGRNPEGYLTPQEIHSLIYRMVRYEAMYREEKYYMDAVKKYAVWFTKGLPESTAFRTEIYTVKTMDETAELIDRYFENLTPA from the coding sequence ATGACACTCAGCCCGAAATCGGATAACATAATCACAAAAACCCTGAGCAAAAATATCTTTGTCGCTGCCCCCATGGCCGGTGTCAGCACGCCTCCGTTCCGACTGGCTGTGCGTGACTTCTTTGACGGAATCATCTTCTCCGAGATGGTCTCCGTGGAAGGGTTGATCAGGGGCGGTAAAAAGACCCTTGAGTACATTCACCTCACAGAAAGGGATAATCCTTACGCTATTCAGCTTTTCGGTTCCAGACCGGAATCAGTCAGTGATGCCCTGAAAGTGTGCGATGAATACTCAGAGGCTGAGTTTTATGACATAAACATGGGCTGCCCTGTGAAAAAGGTTCTGAAAAGCGGCAGCGGTGCGGCACTGCTCAAGGATACGGCTAAAATCAGGGAAATAGTGAGAGCCGCCAGAAAAGCAACGGAAAAGCCACTCACAATTAAAATCCGCCTCGGCTGGGACAGAAGCAGCATAAACTACCCCGAAGTGCTGGAAATAGCCGCAGGGGAAGGCATTAACGCCGTTAGCCTCCACGGACGCACCAAAACCGAGATGTTTTCAGGAGATGTGGATTACGCCATGATAGCCGATGCTGTGAGGAGAAGCCCCATTCCTGTGATAGGCAACGGAAACGTTTTCTGCACGGAGTCCTGCCGCCGCATGCTTGAAACAGGAGCAGCAGGGGTTATGATCGGCAGAGGCATGATGAAAGCGCCGTGGATTTTCAAAGCCCTCGCAGAAGGCAGAAACCCGGAAGGTTACCTCACTCCGCAGGAAATACACTCGCTCATATACAGAATGGTCAGATACGAAGCCATGTACAGGGAAGAGAAATACTACATGGACGCTGTGAAAAAGTATGCCGTCTGGTTCACCAAAGGTCTGCCCGAATCAACTGCTTTCAGAACTGAAATCTACACTGTGAAAACCATGGATGAGACCGCAGAACTCATTGACAGATATTTTGAAAACCTCACCCCTGCCTGA
- a CDS encoding heavy metal translocating P-type ATPase produces MIIIKHSLKGRIRLKYKNLIGSPSLASAVEEALRSLKGVSGARCSHIGGSIVINYDCTVVLPSELIKAVTEVKPAPRRAAKEPACKRQGCVCVRNEEPKADTTATEFGILSAVLGGVFIRTKILRLAVGQSLFSPLGLIAAAFSVPIIARAVKDFGKTGKVSLNSFLGAGVASAAIAGEALTALEILWVNTGSDLLNGYVTEKSRKAIKNILDVTSKTAFVYRDGQELEVPVEQIHVGDTVVIHTGEKISVDGLITCGEAAVNEASINGRSELVHRFEGEQVFAGTYVQNGLIYVQASHVGDATYLSRILCLVEDSLGNKAPIELEADRLARRLVNTGFWMTLGTFLITRNFYRAFSVLLVMTCPCATVLAASSAVSAAISNAASRGILIKGGRYLEEAGSQESFCFDKTGTITTDEPKVISIIPVKGKTEYDVIYSAYTAELHNRHPVAVAIRDKAREMCSTESTHAVCETILGMGVRAEAMGREIFIGNAKLMNRYGINISKLTKARDEAEKLGLSVIYVAEDGRAIGILTVENRQKDNVEAVIKGLREEGVKEFILVTGDEKYSAQAMADRLGFNKCHYSVLPEQKADIVAEIQQYHKVTMIGDGINDVLALAKADLGIAMGAAGSDVAVEAADIALVDDDLEKILYLRKLSRKTKEVIHQNFMLATGSNVAGAFLGAAGLLPPVMAGLLHIAHTAGVLANSSRLLKYEMQPLNVAETEAVELTEDGEKCSKI; encoded by the coding sequence TTGATAATAATCAAACACTCTCTCAAAGGGCGTATCCGCCTGAAATATAAAAATCTGATCGGCTCTCCCTCCCTCGCTTCCGCTGTGGAGGAAGCACTCCGTAGCCTTAAGGGTGTGAGCGGTGCGAGATGCAGCCACATAGGGGGCAGCATAGTGATAAACTATGACTGCACCGTTGTTCTGCCGTCGGAGCTGATTAAGGCAGTGACAGAAGTGAAACCCGCCCCGCGCAGAGCGGCAAAAGAACCCGCCTGCAAGAGGCAGGGCTGCGTATGCGTGAGGAATGAGGAGCCCAAGGCAGACACAACTGCAACGGAGTTCGGCATACTTTCCGCCGTCCTTGGCGGCGTTTTCATACGCACAAAAATATTAAGGCTGGCGGTCGGCCAGTCCCTGTTCAGCCCGCTGGGGCTTATAGCAGCCGCTTTCTCTGTTCCTATTATAGCACGGGCTGTGAAGGACTTCGGCAAAACAGGCAAAGTTTCCCTGAACAGCTTTCTCGGAGCCGGTGTAGCATCTGCCGCAATAGCGGGCGAAGCGCTCACAGCACTTGAGATACTCTGGGTAAACACGGGAAGCGACCTGCTGAACGGCTATGTCACCGAGAAATCCCGCAAGGCGATAAAAAATATACTGGATGTCACATCCAAAACAGCCTTCGTCTACAGAGACGGACAGGAGCTTGAAGTCCCCGTGGAGCAGATTCACGTCGGCGACACAGTGGTCATCCACACAGGGGAGAAAATCTCAGTTGACGGGCTCATAACCTGCGGTGAGGCTGCTGTAAATGAGGCCTCCATAAACGGCCGCAGCGAGCTTGTGCACCGTTTCGAGGGCGAACAGGTATTCGCCGGAACCTACGTGCAGAACGGGCTGATATATGTTCAGGCAAGCCACGTGGGTGATGCCACATATCTTTCAAGGATACTCTGCCTTGTGGAAGATTCCCTCGGAAACAAGGCTCCCATAGAGCTTGAGGCGGACAGACTGGCCAGAAGGCTGGTGAACACAGGCTTCTGGATGACACTGGGAACCTTCCTCATCACCCGCAATTTTTACAGGGCATTCTCCGTACTGCTGGTGATGACATGCCCCTGCGCCACAGTTCTCGCCGCATCCTCCGCCGTGAGTGCGGCCATTTCAAACGCCGCGTCCAGAGGTATACTTATCAAAGGGGGCAGATACCTTGAGGAAGCAGGTTCGCAGGAATCATTCTGCTTTGACAAAACAGGCACAATCACCACTGATGAGCCGAAGGTTATCTCCATCATCCCCGTTAAAGGAAAAACAGAGTACGATGTAATATATTCAGCATATACAGCGGAGCTTCACAACAGGCATCCCGTAGCCGTGGCGATACGCGACAAGGCGCGGGAGATGTGCAGCACGGAAAGCACCCATGCCGTGTGTGAAACCATCCTCGGAATGGGTGTGCGGGCGGAAGCCATGGGCAGGGAGATTTTCATCGGCAACGCCAAGCTGATGAACAGATACGGCATAAATATCTCCAAGCTCACCAAAGCGCGGGATGAAGCTGAAAAGCTCGGTTTAAGCGTCATATATGTGGCGGAAGACGGCAGGGCGATCGGTATTCTCACTGTGGAAAACAGGCAGAAGGATAATGTTGAGGCTGTTATAAAAGGCCTCCGTGAGGAAGGGGTGAAGGAGTTCATCCTTGTGACCGGAGATGAAAAATACTCCGCTCAGGCCATGGCGGACAGGCTGGGCTTCAACAAATGCCACTACTCGGTTCTGCCCGAACAGAAGGCGGACATAGTAGCTGAGATTCAGCAGTACCACAAGGTCACCATGATAGGCGACGGCATAAACGATGTACTGGCTCTTGCCAAGGCGGATCTGGGCATAGCCATGGGTGCGGCGGGGTCTGACGTTGCTGTGGAAGCGGCGGACATAGCCCTTGTGGACGATGACCTTGAAAAAATACTTTACCTGAGAAAACTCAGCAGAAAAACAAAGGAAGTAATACACCAGAACTTCATGCTCGCAACAGGCTCAAATGTGGCGGGCGCGTTTCTCGGCGCGGCGGGGCTTCTGCCTCCGGTTATGGCAGGTCTCCTGCACATAGCCCACACAGCGGGTGTTCTGGCAAACTCTTCCAGACTTTTAAAATATGAAATGCAGCCTCTCAACGTTGCAGAGACGGAAGCGGTTGAATTAACGGAGGATGGGGAAAAATGCTCGAAGATTTAA
- a CDS encoding HMA2 domain-containing protein: MLEDLIAAKKYVTVAHHVEGRIRLKVDPSVVKDPVSKKLEQISSSLPGVLDTRVNIMARSVVIRYDPNIIDPKTFENLITTKDTEICREILKRYEDTYMQS; the protein is encoded by the coding sequence ATGCTCGAAGATTTAATCGCGGCGAAAAAATACGTCACGGTGGCTCACCATGTGGAAGGAAGGATAAGGCTCAAGGTTGACCCTTCCGTGGTGAAGGATCCCGTGAGCAAGAAACTGGAACAGATAAGCAGCAGCCTCCCCGGTGTGCTCGACACAAGGGTGAACATAATGGCGCGCTCCGTGGTTATACGCTACGACCCGAACATCATAGACCCGAAAACATTTGAAAACCTGATAACAACAAAAGATACAGAAATTTGCAGAGAGATACTCAAACGTTACGAGGACACTTACATGCAAAGTTAA
- a CDS encoding YtxH domain-containing protein: MSDQKQNPQNPQAPQYGYYPYPYPPQQQYADASVYPHLKQWFNFREPNYVKGFAVGAGIALLLTNPTVKKAIVKGVVKVWGGLQSGVEELKEQIRDVQAEVEGE; the protein is encoded by the coding sequence ATGAGCGATCAGAAACAGAATCCCCAGAACCCTCAGGCCCCCCAGTACGGATATTACCCCTACCCCTATCCTCCCCAGCAGCAGTATGCGGATGCTTCCGTTTACCCCCACCTTAAACAGTGGTTCAACTTCCGTGAGCCCAACTATGTAAAAGGCTTTGCAGTGGGTGCGGGCATTGCCCTTCTGCTCACCAACCCCACTGTTAAAAAAGCCATAGTCAAAGGCGTTGTTAAGGTTTGGGGCGGACTTCAGTCCGGCGTTGAAGAACTGAAAGAGCAGATCAGGGACGTTCAGGCGGAAGTCGAAGGAGAATAA